The DNA region TCGAAGCTCGAGACCACGGGCGATATACCGCCTCCGCGATACTTCCACTCCATGTGCGCACTGGGAGACACCAAGATGGTCTGCTACGGAGGCATGTCCCCGACGCCGAACCAGTCCGCCGCTGGTCCGGATCAGCAGCCAGAAGTCACGGTTATGTCGGACATCTATATCTACGATGTTCCCTCCCGCAAGTGGACCTATATACCGACTCAGGATCCACCTCAAGGCCGCTACGCGCATTGCGCTTGTATAATGCCTTCGTCGGCCACTTTCACCTCACACAAGGCGCCATTGTCGGCCTTACAGCATAACCCCTCGTCCGGCAATCCGAACGAAGGTCGGATAGGAATCAACATTGACGGTACGGGTGGCGCCGAAATGGTGGTGGTTGGCGGCCAAGACGGCGCCAATCATTACATTGAGCAAATTAGCGTCTTCAACCTTCGCAGCCTCAAGTGGACGGCGATCGAGCCTCTCGACAAAAGCTGCGGTGCATACAGGAGCGTTGTGGCCCCTTTATCCCCTTCTGTGACGGCACGCATTGGCAAGTCTAGCGTCAACGGCTTCCAGCGAGACGGTGGCATCAGCCAGGAAGCCCGCGAACCCGGATCCTCCATGCTCATCTACTCCAACTACAACTTCCTGGATGTCAAGCTCGAGCTGCAAATCCGATCATCGGACGGCACCCTCACGGAGAAGCCCATGTCAGGTTCTTACTCGCCACCGGGATTGCGATTTCCCAACGGCGGCGTGATTGACACGTATTTTGTCGTGAGCGGCACATACCTCACTTCCTCGAAGCAAGAGTACGCCCTATGGGCTTTGGATCTGAAGACTTTGACTTGGTCGCGGATTGACGCTGGAGGTGCCGTCTTCAGCCAGGGCAGTTGGAACCGCGGCGTGCTCTGGAACCGCAGGAACACGTTTGTTATTCTCGGCAACCGGAAACGAAGTCTCGTCGATGACTATAATCATCGACGCATCAACTTTTCCAATGTTTGCATGGTTGAGCTTGAAGCTTTTGGGTTCTACGACAAcccgaggaagacgacgccaATGTCTGGATTCGTATCGGCCAGTAGTCCGTACACTGGACCTGGTTTAAGTCTGGCCAGAAAGGCCGGGACCATGGCAGGCGGACGCTTCCACTCGAGGGCCGCTGAGGAACTGGGGGAGAAGGCACTGGCCATGCGGGAGCTGTCCGACATGGATATTCTTTGCTTACATGGGGAGAGGATTCCCATCAACTCGAGGATGGTGGCACGCCGGTGGGGACCTTACTTTGTGCAGTTGTTGCGGGAGGGAACGGCGACTCAGGACGGCAGCGATGCCATGACGCTTCGTTCTGGTTCTGGAGTCAATAACCCCGTCAGAAATTCCACTTTGACAATCACACCAGCTCGCAACACCGTCGAGAGCTCGGGCTCTATGGCAAGCACCATTATGTCGTCAGGCTCGTCGTCGAAAGCCCCGAGTACGGCTCCGACCAGCGCTTCAGcagcctccttctctcttcccgCTTCCGGTGGCGGCGTGGACGCAAGCACCGTCAACTCGGCCCCCACGCCCAGGTCTCTTCCGCCCAACTCGCGGCCTCGATGCCTATACCTCCCCCACACCTATCTCACCGTGCAGGCGCTCCTTCACTTCCTCTACAcgtcctcgctgccgcctcCTTCATCGCCTTTATGTACGCCCCCTATCCTGTGCTCGCTTCTTCAGATCGCTCGGCCATATCGgatcgacggcctcctcgaagcGGTGGTCGAGCGCTTGCATGCTCTGTTGGACTCCAGAAACGCAGCTGCAGTTTTCAACGCCACCGCAATGGCCGCTGGTGGCGGTCGTGGTATCGACGGTTCCCTGAACCCCAACTTCTTCGTGCCCCTGGATGCGACGGGCTCGCCCATTTACCCCTTGGAAGGATCCCAGAACGGCGACAGCAGTACGGACCTGCAGGGTCTCTCATCTCGCACGGCCGCGTTGCGCATCAACACCGCCATGTCCTCTGGCCGGCCCTCCAGCGACGAACTTAGCGCCACAACGAGTGTCAGTGGATCAGAGTGGAGTTCAGAGATTGGCGACTCGGAACGAGGAGGTTTGCGCGAGGTCTGGGGTGGCGAGCTCAGTTCTGTCATCGGTCTGCAGAAGAGAGGCTTGCGGGGTCTCATGGAGGGGAGAAGGATGCGTGAACGCACCGGAACGAACTCTGGTACCGGCATGAGCGGAGGAATGAGTTCCTACGGTGGTGGACAGGGCCGAGTGGGACTCGGCATCGCCGGATCATGATAAGGTTGCAAGGGGCTTGCAGCAGAGAAGAAGCATATTGCACAAGGCGCGGAGGTAATGAATTTATGATAGCATGGCCGAGTGCCACATATTCCCTCGGACACGCAATCTAGGACGAGTGACGGTGTGCttgttgtgtgtgtggaaGCGTGAGACAAGCTGTGCATGGGGGCGCGAGAGGGGGCGCGAGAGGGGACACGTCTCGCTATACACAAGCCTAAGTAGCACTTAAGAAACCGGCCCGAAGCCTCTGTATTTGCCTCCATTCAGGCAACCCTTGCATCTCGCTGATGTTGCACGTCTCCTGTGTGTCCATGATCACAGGCCATCCGTCTACATCCCTTTCGCGATCCGTGGAGTCTCTCCCGCTTGAGGGAAACCATGGAAACGAACCCAATTTATCCGGCTACGGGTCCTTGGATGATTCAAGGAGCAGAAAAAGGGCAGGCGCCACGTCGAAGACCTtggagcagctcgacgccctcggccaacTCAGCGGAGCCCTTGCCCATCTTATCCTTGGGGCCAATATCCTCGAACAAGAAGCCCTGcggcatcatcttctccgGGCCGGGCACCGTTCCTCCCAGAAGCCGGGTCGCGAGACCGATGGGCCCCCATCGGTTCCAGAAAGTGGCTGGGTTGTAGTACGGGTGGACGAGGTAGTCATGGTGCAGAATGCGACCTGTGTCAGGGTCCGGTTCCGAGAAGAAAACGACGGGGATGAAGCGCGGCAGCATCAGGTGGCGGACGATGAAGCGGCGAACGACGAGGGCTGCGTAGGCGGTGAGGCATGCAACGATGCCGGGTTCGGGGAAGCTATGATTCGTTCTTGAGTGAGTGATTTGGCCGAGATAGGTACACAAGGCGATGGCTTCTCAAGCTTACCAGAAAGCAGCACGAACGCGGTCTCCCATGAGAACATACAACACCTCCCGAGCAAACGACTTGGCGAAGTCGGGGACGTGGAAGAGGAGCATCTCAGTTAGCTGGGAGCTTGCCTGAAGGTTGACCCTGGCGGGTTTCATTTCGGCAATCTCGTATTCGGCGGCCCAGGCGGTTATGTCCTCGACGAACTCGATACCGTCGACC from Colletotrichum higginsianum IMI 349063 chromosome 4, whole genome shotgun sequence includes:
- a CDS encoding Kelch domain-containing protein, yielding MSGPGLTSNQSDLSRFSDSEPEQDRSPPGKSTADILSGVYRGFKKFAPSRDGESRLTRQPSLSRLGLHSVSPSLTSTPSPPPSSTPTPVPNSSKNRPLQHGRSLSLQSSLAKPLPEPPPSIPSPTGPDVPPAVHYNIGSLGAIEEGPADDIDSRTSTMDSSVSADRSQMYASGSGYNADMASSQSSLASSSRQDGSEDMRENPSLTPRSNGPLSAGPSPSSTQNRTPASAVGTPTASSSSAHLSGLMCNVHRTTGREPHPLVGATTTILGDKLYVFGGRILSRSRPAPLTSDLYELDLIRRHWSKLETTGDIPPPRYFHSMCALGDTKMVCYGGMSPTPNQSAAGPDQQPEVTVMSDIYIYDVPSRKWTYIPTQDPPQGRYAHCACIMPSSATFTSHKAPLSALQHNPSSGNPNEGRIGINIDGTGGAEMVVVGGQDGANHYIEQISVFNLRSLKWTAIEPLDKSCGAYRSVVAPLSPSVTARIGKSSVNGFQRDGGISQEAREPGSSMLIYSNYNFLDVKLELQIRSSDGTLTEKPMSGSYSPPGLRFPNGGVIDTYFVVSGTYLTSSKQEYALWALDLKTLTWSRIDAGGAVFSQGSWNRGVLWNRRNTFVILGNRKRSLVDDYNHRRINFSNVCMVELEAFGFYDNPRKTTPMSGFVSASSPYTGPGLSLARKAGTMAGGRFHSRAAEELGEKALAMRELSDMDILCLHGERIPINSRMVARRWGPYFVQLLREGTATQDGSDAMTLRSGSGVNNPVRNSTLTITPARNTVESSGSMASTIMSSGSSSKAPSTAPTSASAASFSLPASGGGVDASTVNSAPTPRSLPPNSRPRCLYLPHTYLTVQALLHFLYTSSLPPPSSPLCTPPILCSLLQIARPYRIDGLLEAVVERLHALLDSRNAAAVFNATAMAAGGGRGIDGSLNPNFFVPLDATGSPIYPLEGSQNGDSSTDLQGLSSRTAALRINTAMSSGRPSSDELSATTSVSGSEWSSEIGDSERGGLREVWGGELSSVIGLQKRGLRGLMEGRRMRERTGTNSGTGMSGGMSSYGGGQGRVGLGIAGS